A window from Peptococcaceae bacterium encodes these proteins:
- a CDS encoding alpha/beta fold hydrolase — protein MVVTIVHRSAEPFFWEGEKRLFCLLVHGFTGSPGDMRILGEHLRDKGYGVSGILLPGHGTSPRELNKTGWQEWYGAVEAEYLRIKKEYGGVPVVPMGLSMGGTLVLRLACRHQAEGVVAFSAPVFLADSRAYEPVKSGMEYYPKNKTPQELARDEAEGRFSYGVIPMKAFSSLMLLIEAIKEELALISAPALLFQSRADAAVKPESASFLYEHIGSKKKKLVWLEKSGHVVTLGSERALVFQAVREFLEEIGF, from the coding sequence ATGGTGGTGACCATTGTTCACCGCAGCGCAGAACCCTTTTTTTGGGAAGGCGAAAAAAGGCTCTTTTGCTTGCTCGTGCACGGCTTTACCGGCTCTCCCGGCGACATGCGCATACTCGGCGAACACCTCAGGGATAAAGGGTATGGAGTTTCGGGGATACTTCTTCCCGGCCACGGGACTTCTCCCCGGGAACTGAACAAAACGGGCTGGCAAGAGTGGTACGGCGCCGTGGAAGCGGAATACCTAAGGATAAAAAAAGAGTATGGCGGCGTACCGGTCGTCCCAATGGGGCTTTCCATGGGAGGGACGCTGGTCCTGCGTTTGGCCTGCCGCCACCAGGCTGAAGGGGTCGTCGCCTTTAGCGCTCCCGTGTTCCTGGCGGATTCGAGGGCCTATGAACCTGTGAAGTCCGGGATGGAGTATTACCCGAAAAACAAAACCCCCCAAGAGCTCGCCAGGGATGAGGCTGAAGGCAGGTTTTCTTACGGGGTTATCCCCATGAAGGCCTTTTCTTCGCTCATGCTGCTGATTGAGGCGATCAAGGAAGAACTTGCTCTTATCAGCGCGCCGGCGCTGCTTTTCCAGTCCAGGGCCGATGCCGCGGTAAAGCCGGAAAGCGCAAGTTTTCTTTACGAGCATATCGGCAGCAAGAAGAAGAAACTGGTTTGGCTCGAAAAGTCGGGTCATGTCGTCACGCTGGGCAGCGAACGCGCCCTCGTATTTCAAGCGGTCCGCGAGTTTTTGGAAGAGATCGGTTTCTAA
- a CDS encoding aldo/keto reductase, with amino-acid sequence MEYKFLGRTKLRVSLVGFGGIPIQRVSEKEAARVIQAAIDKGINFFDSARGYTDSENKIGLGIKGKRDGLVLATKTMVRSHDKMKDEIDRSLKALAVEYIDLYQCHNVRSREDIEKITAPGGALEALHKAREAGKIRFIGLSGHRPPVIMEAIKTGAFDTIQVPYNFIERQVEEELLPLARREQLGIIVMKPLAGGAFSRPDLALRFLLAADVSTIIPGMDSLEQVEQNAALAARPEPLEQPELEYLLKEAKEVGNRFCRRCDYCKPCPQGIDIATHFVLHSYYRRYGMPDWAKDRYRKLPVNAGACQDCGLCESRCPYSLPVREMLKEAHKDMG; translated from the coding sequence ATGGAATACAAATTTTTGGGCAGAACAAAACTGCGCGTGTCGCTGGTGGGTTTTGGAGGCATCCCCATCCAGCGCGTTTCCGAAAAGGAAGCAGCCAGGGTCATACAAGCGGCCATAGACAAAGGGATAAACTTTTTCGATTCCGCACGCGGGTACACGGACAGCGAGAATAAAATAGGGCTGGGCATAAAAGGCAAAAGGGACGGGCTTGTCCTGGCCACCAAAACGATGGTCCGTTCCCATGATAAAATGAAAGACGAGATTGACAGGAGCTTAAAGGCGCTGGCTGTCGAATACATAGACCTGTACCAGTGCCACAACGTGCGCAGCCGGGAAGATATTGAGAAAATAACGGCACCCGGGGGGGCGCTTGAAGCCCTTCATAAAGCGCGAGAGGCGGGAAAAATCAGGTTTATCGGCCTGAGCGGCCACCGCCCGCCGGTCATAATGGAAGCCATTAAAACCGGGGCTTTCGACACGATCCAAGTTCCCTACAATTTTATCGAACGCCAGGTTGAAGAAGAACTGCTGCCCCTGGCTCGCCGGGAACAGCTGGGAATAATCGTGATGAAACCGCTTGCCGGCGGCGCTTTTTCCAGGCCCGACCTGGCGCTGCGTTTTTTGCTGGCTGCGGACGTGTCCACAATCATCCCCGGGATGGACAGCCTGGAACAGGTCGAGCAAAACGCCGCCCTGGCTGCGCGGCCTGAACCGCTGGAGCAGCCCGAACTGGAATACCTGTTGAAGGAAGCAAAAGAGGTGGGAAACCGCTTTTGCCGCCGGTGCGATTACTGCAAGCCGTGCCCGCAGGGCATCGACATAGCCACTCATTTTGTCCTCCACAGCTATTACCGGCGCTACGGGATGCCGGACTGGGCCAAGGACCGCTACCGGAAGCTTCCGGTCAACGCGGGGGCCTGCCAAGATTGCGGGCTCTGCGAGAGCAGGTGCCCTTACTCCCTGCCGGTCAGGGAAATGTTGAAGGAGGCGCACAAGGACATGGGGTAG
- a CDS encoding PaaI family thioesterase, with protein MFDYNHHCFGCGELNPQGLKLKFFKDGETLYTTFVPGEVHQGYPGIMHGGITSTILDEVMSRSISALGLLAFTARLEVRFRSNVPLHRPVRFEAWITGRKSKVIDTEARAVLDDGQVAAEAKARFMVKGAGEIYLDTGSREEKQNDET; from the coding sequence ATGTTTGATTACAACCATCATTGCTTCGGCTGCGGGGAACTCAACCCGCAGGGCTTGAAACTGAAGTTTTTCAAGGATGGAGAAACGCTTTATACGACTTTTGTTCCCGGCGAGGTTCACCAGGGTTACCCGGGCATTATGCACGGCGGGATCACCAGCACGATTCTCGATGAGGTGATGTCCCGTTCCATCAGCGCTTTGGGGCTGCTGGCATTTACGGCGCGGCTGGAGGTGCGCTTCCGCAGCAACGTCCCCCTCCACCGTCCCGTGCGCTTCGAAGCCTGGATAACCGGGCGCAAGAGCAAGGTGATAGATACCGAGGCCCGGGCCGTGCTGGATGACGGCCAGGTCGCGGCGGAAGCCAAAGCCCGTTTTATGGTGAAGGGAGCAGGGGAAATTTACCTGGATACTGGGAGTCGGGAGGAAAAACAAAATGATGAAACGTGA